GGTCCCCCATTCGCTGCCTCGGATGCAGCTGTTGCTGGACAGCTGGCGCACCAGATCAATGCCGTTGCTGACATCGATATCGCAGTGTACCCAGCCCATGTCACGCGACTCGCAGGTCACCACCTCATCGTCATAGCCGGCCTGCTGGGCAGACGCCGACGACGGCAGCCAGGCACCCCAGAGCGCGATGGAGTACACCGGTGCAGCGACAACCGCGAACCACTTGACCAAAGCCTTCCCCAGCAGGAATGGATGAACTGCGTGCCAGTGTCCGGCATCTGCCGTGATAAGAGCATCATCCTGCTGACCGAAGCAAGCGCGGAAACGCGGAAATCCGTTCAGTCTTCGATATTCAGAAAAATTCGAAGATCAGGCGTGGGCGAAATCGTAGGCCAGCACATCGGCGATGCGCGGCGTGCGGTTCATCGCCATCAGCAGGCGGTCGACGCCCACCGCTACGCCGGCGCAGGCAGGCATCGAGGGCAGTGCGGCCAGCAGTGCCTCGTCCAGTGCAGGCTGCACCTGGCCGCGCTCGTGCCGGCGCTGCAGGTCACGCTGGAAACGCACGCGCTGTTCGCCGGCATCGTTCAGCTCGTGATAGCCGTTGGCCAGCTCCACCGCGCCCAGGTACAGCTCGAAACGCTCGGCCAGCGGCGGCGTGCCGGGACGGATGCGCGCAAGCGCCGCTTGGCTCGCGGGCCAGTCATGCACCACGGTCATCACCCCGTCATCGAAGTGCGGCTGGATATGGTGGGTCATCAGCAGATCCAGCCAATCGTCACGGGTCAGCCCGACCGGATCGATGTGCACCTCACCGAGCGCAGCACGTAGCGCGGCTTCGTCGGCCTCGAACGGATCCACGCCCACATGCCGCTGGAACAGCTCGCGGTAGCTCAGCACGCGCAGCGTCGCACTGCGTCCGACCAGCGCCAGCGCCTGGCCGACCAGCTCGGCGGTTTCCTGCACCAGCCGGTGGTGGTCCCAGCCGACCCGGTACCACTCCAGCATGGTGAACTCGGGGTTGTGGCGGCCACCGGCCTCGCCGTTGCGGAACACCCGGCCCAGTTCGTAGCAGTCGCCCACGCCCGCCGCCAGCAGGCGCTTGAGCGGATACTCCGGCGAGGTACGCAGCCAGCGGCGACGGCCACCGGCATCGACATGGCCGGTGAAATCGGTATGGAAGCTGTCGATGTTCGGCTCGGTGTTGCCCGCCACCGACAGGATCGGCGTTTCCACCTCCAGCACATCGCGCTCGGCGAAGAAACGGCGCACCAGCGCATTGAGCGCGGCACGCTGCTGCAGCGCGCGCAGCAGGGCCTCGCTCACAGGGTGCCCTCCGGGCGCGGATGGTCCAGCGGCAGGGTCAGCAGATCGCGGGTGTCGTCGATGTAGCCGCTGGCCAGGTAAAGGCGGCGGGCCAGCTCATTGTGGTGGTTCACTTCCAGACGCAGGCGGCTGACGCCACGGCCGCGCGCACGCTGTTCGCAGATCGCCAGCGCCTGCTTGCCGCGGCCACGACCACGCGCACGGTGGGCCAGGTACAGCTCGTCCAGCAGCATGAAGTGGCCGCCCTGCTCCAGGCTGAAGCCCATCGCGATCACCGCGTAACCGACCACTTCGCCCGCCTCGTCCAGCCACAGCAGCACTTCGCCATTGCGCGGGTCGGCCAGCAACGCATCCACACCGCGACGCACGCGCGCGTCATCGAAGTCGATCCTGTCTTCGGCGTAGAAGTCGCGCATCAACGCGATCAACCGTTCCTCGTCGGCACGGGTGGCCAGGCGGAAATCCAGCGGAGAGGTCTGCATCGGTGTTCCTTTGTGTCTCATGCCGGGCGCGGGGACGCCCGGCGGAATCATCATTCGTGTTCGGCGAGATAGGCCAGCAGGCGGTCCTCATCCCACACCGGCACGCCCAGCGACTGCGCCTTGTCCAGCTTGGAACCGGCCTCGGTACCGGCCACCACGAAGCTGGTCTTCTTCGAGACGCTGCCGGAGACCTTCGCGCCGAGCGCCTCCAGGCGCTCCTTGGCGGCATCGCGGGTGAGCTGGGCCAGGGTGCCGGTGAGCACCACGGTCTGCCCGTCCAGCGGGCCCGCAACGATCTCGGCCAGCGCCGGCGCCTTGGCCAGGATCTGCTGCATCGCCTTCTCGGCGGCCAACAGCATCACGCCATTGCCATCCATGTCCAGCCAGTCGGCCAGTCCGCGCGCGGTGTCATCGGGCAGCCCGGCATTGACGAACTGGCCATGCTCGGCGTCGAGCACGGCCTGAGCACCAGGAAGTGC
This genomic interval from Stenotrophomonas sp. 57 contains the following:
- a CDS encoding GNAT family N-acetyltransferase, whose amino-acid sequence is MQTSPLDFRLATRADEERLIALMRDFYAEDRIDFDDARVRRGVDALLADPRNGEVLLWLDEAGEVVGYAVIAMGFSLEQGGHFMLLDELYLAHRARGRGRGKQALAICEQRARGRGVSRLRLEVNHHNELARRLYLASGYIDDTRDLLTLPLDHPRPEGTL
- the epmA gene encoding EF-P lysine aminoacylase EpmA, with amino-acid sequence MSEALLRALQQRAALNALVRRFFAERDVLEVETPILSVAGNTEPNIDSFHTDFTGHVDAGGRRRWLRTSPEYPLKRLLAAGVGDCYELGRVFRNGEAGGRHNPEFTMLEWYRVGWDHHRLVQETAELVGQALALVGRSATLRVLSYRELFQRHVGVDPFEADEAALRAALGEVHIDPVGLTRDDWLDLLMTHHIQPHFDDGVMTVVHDWPASQAALARIRPGTPPLAERFELYLGAVELANGYHELNDAGEQRVRFQRDLQRRHERGQVQPALDEALLAALPSMPACAGVAVGVDRLLMAMNRTPRIADVLAYDFAHA